A single Leclercia sp. AS011 DNA region contains:
- the degP gene encoding serine endoprotease DegP — protein MKKTTLAMSALALSLGLALSPLSASAAETVSSAATAQQMPSLAPMLEKVMPSVVSINVEGSTTVNTPRMPRNFQQFFGDNSPFCQEGSPFQSSPFCQGAGPGDDGGNGGGQQQKFMALGSGVIIDAAKGYVVTNNHVVDNASTIKVQLSDGRKLDAKVVGKDPRSDIALIQIQDPKNLTAIKLADSDALRVGDYTVAIGNPFGLGETVTSGIVSALGRSGLNAENYENFIQTDAAINRGNSGGALVNLNGELIGINTAILAPDGGNIGIGFAIPSNMVKNLTGQMVEFGQVKRGELGILGTELNSELAKAMKVDAQRGAFVSQVMPNSSAAKAGIKAGDVITTLNGKPVSSFAALRAEVGSMPVGSKVSLGLLREGKPVTVTLELQQSSQNQAGSATAVFSGIEGADMSNKGQDKGVSVDNVKANSPAARIGLKKGDVIMGANQQPIKNVDELRKILDSKPSVLALNIQRGDTSLYLLMQ, from the coding sequence ATGAAAAAAACCACTTTAGCAATGAGTGCACTGGCTCTGAGTTTAGGTTTAGCGTTATCCCCTCTGTCTGCCAGCGCAGCAGAGACCGTCTCTTCCGCAGCCACTGCGCAACAGATGCCAAGCCTGGCACCGATGCTGGAAAAAGTGATGCCGTCGGTGGTGAGTATCAACGTCGAAGGCAGTACTACCGTCAATACGCCGCGCATGCCGCGTAACTTCCAGCAGTTCTTCGGTGATAACTCCCCGTTCTGCCAGGAAGGTTCCCCGTTCCAGAGCTCACCGTTCTGCCAGGGCGCTGGCCCGGGCGATGACGGCGGCAACGGCGGCGGCCAGCAGCAGAAGTTTATGGCGCTGGGCTCCGGTGTCATCATTGACGCGGCCAAAGGCTATGTCGTCACCAACAACCACGTGGTGGACAATGCCAGCACCATCAAGGTTCAGCTGAGCGACGGGCGCAAGCTTGACGCGAAAGTCGTCGGGAAAGATCCGCGCTCTGATATCGCCCTGATTCAGATTCAGGATCCGAAAAACCTGACCGCGATTAAGCTGGCCGACTCTGACGCGCTGCGCGTCGGGGATTACACCGTGGCGATCGGTAACCCGTTTGGTCTGGGTGAGACGGTGACCTCCGGTATCGTTTCTGCCCTTGGCCGCAGCGGCCTGAACGCGGAAAACTATGAAAACTTTATCCAGACCGATGCAGCGATTAACCGCGGAAACTCCGGTGGTGCGCTGGTCAACCTGAACGGTGAGCTGATCGGGATTAACACCGCGATCCTCGCCCCGGACGGCGGTAACATCGGGATTGGCTTCGCGATCCCAAGCAACATGGTGAAAAACCTGACCGGGCAGATGGTGGAGTTTGGCCAGGTGAAACGCGGCGAGCTGGGGATTCTCGGTACCGAGCTGAACTCCGAGCTGGCGAAAGCGATGAAAGTTGACGCCCAGCGCGGTGCCTTTGTCAGCCAGGTAATGCCAAACTCCTCTGCGGCGAAAGCGGGCATCAAGGCCGGGGACGTGATCACCACCCTGAACGGCAAACCGGTAAGCAGCTTCGCGGCACTGCGTGCGGAAGTCGGCTCCATGCCGGTGGGCAGCAAAGTCTCTCTGGGCCTGCTGCGTGAAGGGAAACCGGTAACGGTGACGCTGGAACTGCAACAGAGTAGCCAGAATCAGGCGGGTAGTGCTACCGCGGTCTTCAGCGGCATCGAAGGTGCGGATATGAGCAACAAAGGCCAGGATAAAGGCGTGTCGGTAGATAACGTCAAAGCCAACAGCCCGGCTGCCCGTATCGGCCTGAAGAAAGGGGATGTGATTATGGGTGCCAACCAGCAGCCGATTAAGAACGTCGATGAACTGCGTAAAATTCTCGACAGCAAACCGTCGGTGCTGGCACTGAACATCCAGCGTGGCGACACCTCTCTCTATCTGCTGATGCAGTAA
- the mtnN gene encoding 5'-methylthioadenosine/S-adenosylhomocysteine nucleosidase, producing the protein MKIGIIGAMEEEVTLLRDKIENRQTLSLGGCEIYTGTLNGTEVALLKSGIGKVSAALGATLLLERCKPDVIVNTGSAGGLAPTLKVGDIVVSDEARYHDADVTAFGYEYGQLPGCPAGFKADEKLVAAAESCIAELNLNAVRGLIVSGDAFINGSVNLAKIRHNFPQAIAVEMEATAIAHVCHNFSVPFVVVRAISDVADQQSHLSFDEFLVVAAKQSSLMVEALVQKLARG; encoded by the coding sequence ATGAAAATCGGTATTATTGGAGCAATGGAAGAAGAAGTTACGCTGCTGCGTGACAAAATTGAGAACCGTCAGACCCTCTCCCTGGGTGGCTGCGAGATTTACACCGGCACGCTGAACGGTACAGAAGTTGCTCTTCTGAAATCCGGTATCGGTAAAGTTTCCGCTGCGCTGGGCGCTACCCTGCTGCTGGAACGCTGCAAGCCAGACGTGATCGTTAACACCGGCTCTGCGGGCGGCCTGGCACCTACCCTGAAAGTAGGCGATATCGTGGTATCTGACGAAGCGCGCTATCACGACGCCGATGTTACCGCCTTCGGTTACGAGTACGGCCAGCTTCCGGGCTGCCCCGCCGGTTTTAAAGCCGACGAAAAACTGGTTGCCGCCGCTGAAAGCTGTATCGCCGAGCTGAACCTTAACGCCGTGCGTGGCCTGATTGTCAGCGGCGATGCCTTTATCAATGGCTCCGTGAACCTGGCCAAAATCCGTCACAACTTCCCACAGGCGATTGCCGTTGAGATGGAAGCGACCGCCATTGCCCACGTCTGCCATAACTTCAGCGTCCCCTTCGTGGTGGTTCGCGCCATCTCTGACGTTGCGGATCAGCAGTCTCACCTGAGCTTCGACGAATTCCTCGTGGTCGCGGCCAAACAGTCAAGCCTGATGGTTGAGGCTCTGGTGCAGAAACTGGCGCGTGGCTAA
- the dgt gene encoding dGTPase, with product MAPIDFRTKINWHRRYRSPQGNKSEHEILRIFESDRGRIVNSPAIRRLQQKTQVFPLERNAAVRTRLTHSLEVQQVGRYIAKEILSRLKEQRLLETYGLDELTGPFESIVEMACLMHDIGNPPFGHFGEAAINDWFRQRLFPSDAASQPLSDDRCLVQALRLRDGEETLNGLRRKVRQDLCHFEGNAQGIRLVHSLMRMNLTWAQVGCILKYTRPAWWQGDPPATHNYLMKKPGYYFSEEAYIERLRQELSLTQYARFPLTWIMEAADDISYCVADLEDAVEKRIFSVEGLYQHLYDAWGNHEKGSLFSQVVENAWEKSRSNSLSRSTEDQFFMYLRVNTLNKLVPYAAERFIDNIEQIYHGEFNHALLEDDSSFSQLLELYKNVAMRHVFSHPEVEQLELQGYRVITGLLEIYRPLLQLSAEEFSELVEKERIRRFPIESRLFHKLSPRHRLAYVESVSKFDRQQTDWPVLEFYYRCRLIQDYISGMTDLYAWDEYRKLMAVE from the coding sequence ATGGCACCAATCGATTTTCGCACCAAAATTAACTGGCATCGCCGGTACCGCTCGCCGCAGGGGAACAAGAGCGAACATGAGATCCTGCGGATCTTCGAAAGCGACCGCGGACGCATCGTTAACTCGCCGGCGATCCGCCGCCTGCAGCAAAAAACTCAGGTCTTCCCCCTCGAACGCAACGCCGCCGTGCGCACCCGCCTGACCCATTCGCTGGAGGTGCAGCAGGTTGGGCGCTATATCGCCAAAGAGATCTTAAGCCGTCTCAAGGAGCAGCGCCTGCTGGAGACTTACGGGCTGGATGAGCTGACCGGGCCGTTCGAGAGTATCGTTGAGATGGCGTGCCTGATGCACGACATCGGTAATCCCCCCTTTGGTCATTTTGGCGAAGCGGCCATTAATGACTGGTTCCGCCAGCGCCTGTTCCCCTCCGATGCCGCGAGCCAGCCGCTGAGCGACGATCGCTGCCTGGTGCAGGCCCTGCGGCTGCGTGACGGCGAAGAGACGCTGAACGGGCTGCGGCGCAAGGTGCGTCAGGATCTGTGTCATTTTGAAGGCAATGCGCAGGGCATCCGTCTGGTGCACTCCCTGATGCGCATGAACCTCACCTGGGCGCAGGTGGGCTGCATCCTGAAATATACCCGCCCCGCCTGGTGGCAGGGTGACCCTCCGGCGACGCACAACTATTTAATGAAAAAACCGGGCTACTATTTTTCGGAAGAGGCGTATATCGAGCGGCTCCGACAGGAACTGTCTCTTACGCAGTATGCCCGTTTTCCATTGACCTGGATTATGGAAGCCGCGGACGATATTTCCTATTGCGTAGCCGATCTGGAAGATGCGGTAGAAAAAAGAATATTCAGCGTCGAGGGACTTTATCAGCATCTTTATGATGCCTGGGGCAATCACGAGAAAGGGTCTTTGTTTTCTCAGGTGGTTGAAAATGCCTGGGAGAAATCACGCTCCAATTCCCTCAGTCGCAGCACCGAAGATCAATTCTTTATGTATTTACGCGTCAATACATTAAATAAACTGGTGCCCTACGCGGCTGAGCGTTTTATCGACAATATCGAACAGATCTATCACGGTGAATTCAACCATGCGCTGCTGGAGGACGACAGCAGCTTTAGCCAACTTCTTGAACTCTATAAAAATGTCGCCATGCGGCATGTATTCAGCCACCCGGAGGTGGAGCAGCTCGAATTACAGGGCTATCGGGTGATAACCGGCCTGCTGGAGATTTACCGCCCGCTGCTACAATTATCTGCCGAGGAGTTCAGCGAGCTGGTTGAAAAGGAACGGATCCGCCGTTTCCCGATTGAATCCCGGCTATTTCATAAACTGTCGCCGCGCCATCGGCTGGCGTATGTGGAATCGGTCAGTAAATTCGATCGCCAGCAGACAGACTGGCCGGTGCTGGAGTTTTATTATCGCTGCCGCCTGATTCAGGACTATATCAGCGGAATGACCGACCTCTATGCGTGGGATGAATATCGCAAGTTGATGGCGGTGGAATAG